Proteins co-encoded in one Flavivirga eckloniae genomic window:
- a CDS encoding DUF2062 domain-containing protein, protein MNINLTNQKITDLNVCMLIPTYNNDRTLKRVIDGVLQFTQHIIIVNDGSTDTTSHILEEYSQLQQIHIKENKGKGNALRMGFKHAETLGYDFVITIDSDGQHFPEDIPTFVNELEKSDNKNILLIGARNMSHKDVPKKSSFGNKFSNFWFWAETGIKLQDTQSGFRLYPLKALKKLKFYTSKFEFEIEVIVKSAWSGVDVKNIPVRVLYDETERVSHFRPFKDFTRISILNTWFVILTLLYIKPRDFFRKLKKKGFKRFFKEDLFGSQDPASKKALSIALGLFIGLSPFWGFHTALVIFLALIFKLNKTIAFVFSNISIPPFIPFILYASSKMGQYLLGVELEYTREEMIENFEVLKHLKTYIVGSFSLAIITAVSLGVLSYFLFLILDKKVVLNNG, encoded by the coding sequence GTGAATATTAATCTAACCAACCAAAAAATCACCGACTTGAACGTATGTATGTTAATTCCAACATACAATAACGATCGTACATTAAAACGAGTTATCGATGGTGTTTTACAATTCACACAACACATTATTATTGTTAATGATGGGTCTACAGATACGACATCACATATCCTTGAAGAATATTCACAACTTCAACAAATCCATATAAAAGAAAATAAAGGCAAAGGTAATGCGTTGCGCATGGGTTTTAAACATGCCGAAACTTTAGGGTATGATTTTGTAATCACCATAGACTCAGATGGGCAACATTTTCCAGAAGACATTCCTACTTTTGTTAATGAACTTGAAAAAAGTGACAACAAAAACATACTACTCATAGGGGCTCGAAATATGAGCCATAAAGACGTGCCTAAAAAAAGTAGTTTTGGTAACAAGTTTTCAAACTTTTGGTTTTGGGCAGAAACAGGAATTAAACTTCAGGATACACAATCCGGATTTAGATTGTACCCCTTAAAAGCACTAAAAAAACTTAAATTCTACACATCTAAATTTGAATTTGAAATCGAAGTTATTGTAAAGTCCGCTTGGTCTGGAGTGGACGTTAAAAATATACCTGTCCGTGTGTTATACGATGAAACAGAACGTGTGTCTCATTTTAGACCATTTAAGGATTTTACGCGAATAAGCATTTTAAATACATGGTTTGTCATACTTACGCTTCTGTATATTAAACCACGAGATTTTTTTAGAAAACTAAAAAAAAAAGGGTTTAAACGGTTTTTTAAAGAAGACTTATTCGGATCACAAGATCCTGCTTCTAAAAAAGCATTATCTATAGCTTTAGGTCTTTTTATCGGCCTATCTCCTTTTTGGGGGTTTCATACAGCACTTGTTATTTTTTTAGCTTTAATTTTTAAATTGAATAAAACAATTGCTTTTGTTTTTTCGAACATAAGCATCCCTCCTTTTATTCCTTTTATACTTTATGCCAGCTCTAAAATGGGGCAATATCTTTTAGGAGTAGAATTAGAATACACAAGAGAAGAAATGATTGAAAATTTTGAAGTTTTAAAACATCTTAAAACATATATCGTCGGTAGTTTTTCTTTAGCCATCATAACCGCAGTAAGTTTGGGGGTTTTAAGTTATTTCCTTTTTTTAATTTTAGATAAAAAAGTGGTACTCAATAATGGATAG
- a CDS encoding hotdog family protein has translation MLLEGLYKVNNLEVVDNSITANIFINKDHIIFKGHFPDNPVMPGVCMMQIIKEITENVVKKKLFTQSANNIKFMAIINPFNTPELELKLDISETDEGYKVKNTSKFEDTIALKSTTNFIVK, from the coding sequence ATGTTATTAGAAGGCTTATATAAAGTAAATAATTTAGAGGTTGTTGATAATTCCATAACAGCGAATATTTTTATTAATAAAGATCATATTATTTTTAAAGGACATTTTCCTGATAATCCGGTGATGCCAGGTGTTTGTATGATGCAAATTATTAAAGAAATTACCGAAAATGTTGTCAAAAAAAAGTTATTTACGCAATCTGCAAATAATATTAAATTCATGGCTATAATTAACCCTTTTAACACGCCAGAATTGGAATTAAAGCTAGATATTTCTGAAACCGACGAAGGTTATAAAGTAAAAAACACTTCTAAATTTGAAGATACCATAGCGTTAAAATCTACTACAAATTTTATAGTGAAATAA
- a CDS encoding porin family protein: MKNILVILVAFGIFTSSYSQTKKSFGIRGGINLSKLSNANLDQKTSGYFSVFGHFRFSDLYALQPEIGYSNQGGRARNTSNIDDIEIHYISISAINKFFVKDSGFHFLIGPGFDFDVDDTVIGISNREEGNDITFIDININLGIGLEFKNGLGFEARYKQGLIDVFSGTWHDFESDLYQDEIQFNSVFQLGLFYKFNF, from the coding sequence ATGAAAAATATTTTAGTCATTTTAGTCGCATTTGGAATTTTTACAAGTTCCTATTCGCAAACAAAAAAATCATTCGGAATACGTGGTGGTATTAACCTGTCTAAACTTTCTAATGCCAACTTAGACCAAAAAACAAGTGGGTATTTTAGTGTTTTTGGGCATTTTAGATTTTCAGATTTATATGCGTTACAACCAGAAATAGGATATTCCAATCAGGGTGGACGCGCTAGAAATACTTCCAATATTGACGACATTGAAATACACTATATTTCAATCTCAGCAATCAATAAATTCTTTGTTAAAGATTCCGGGTTTCATTTTTTAATCGGCCCTGGATTTGATTTTGACGTGGATGATACTGTCATTGGGATTTCAAATAGAGAAGAAGGAAACGATATTACCTTTATAGATATTAATATTAATCTTGGTATTGGCTTAGAGTTTAAAAACGGATTAGGTTTTGAAGCCCGTTACAAGCAAGGGTTGATAGATGTTTTTTCAGGCACTTGGCACGATTTTGAATCGGACCTTTATCAAGATGAGATCCAATTTAATAGCGTATTTCAATTGGGCCTATTTTATAAATTCAATTTTTAA
- a CDS encoding outer membrane beta-barrel protein: MKKPILTLALIVLSTVAFSQIKIKPGVRAGANFSNLTNSNLDDKTDLYIGAFAEIKFVSFYALQPELNYSRQGGKSRISGLNDLEIQYLSAAIANKFYPIKAIGLHAIVGPAINIKVGDNYNNFNDDLEGFDFLFFGGLGYDFPFGLGIETRYNIGIVDIFGNNVNDNGGNSNIDDLFLNKIFQIGATYKFDF, from the coding sequence TACTGTTGCCTTTTCTCAAATAAAAATTAAACCAGGCGTTAGGGCTGGTGCTAATTTTTCGAATTTAACCAACTCTAATTTAGATGATAAAACCGACCTTTATATTGGAGCGTTTGCCGAAATTAAATTTGTAAGCTTTTATGCATTACAACCAGAACTAAATTATTCAAGACAAGGAGGTAAGTCCAGGATTTCCGGATTAAATGATTTAGAGATCCAGTATTTAAGTGCTGCTATAGCAAACAAATTTTATCCTATTAAAGCAATTGGTTTACATGCCATTGTTGGGCCTGCCATAAACATTAAAGTAGGCGATAATTATAATAATTTTAATGACGATTTAGAAGGGTTTGATTTTTTATTTTTTGGTGGTTTGGGTTATGATTTCCCTTTTGGTTTAGGTATTGAAACTAGATATAATATAGGAATAGTTGATATTTTTGGAAATAATGTTAACGACAATGGCGGAAATAGTAATATTGATGATTTATTCTTAAACAAAATTTTTCAAATAGGCGCCACTTATAAGTTCGATTTTTAA